The Terriglobia bacterium genome has a window encoding:
- the mgtA gene encoding magnesium-translocating P-type ATPase, with protein sequence MEPQLPPFWSVPAAEVLRRFETAPGGLSAAEAADRAKRCAGRRLSPKKRTDALTLLLSQFSSPIVLMLLGATVISVFLRDNTDAAIILVIVAASGLLGFWQERGAAGAVEKLLSLVEVKTRVLRDGAPHDVPLTDVVPGDVVLLSAGATAPGDCLLLEARDLFADEATLTGETFPVEKSVSVLDAGTPLAKRTNAVFMGTHMVSGTATAVVVATGRDTEFGAVSERLKLRAPETDFERGVRRFGYLLLEVTLLLVIGIFAFNVYLHRPVLDSFLFSMALAVGLTPQLLPAIVSINLAHGARRMAEQKVIVKRLASIENFGSMNVLCTDKTGTITEGAVTLQSANDLDGQASDRALLYAYLNASFETGFPSPIDAAIRNHGSIDISGWKKLDEVPYDFLRKRLSILAAGPEGHLMITKGALAQILEVCTTAETAAGAPIPLESVREQIEAQYVRYSGDGQRTLGIACRRPGTEARIGKESEAGMSFVGFILFSDPPKPGIEATVGRLRELGVDLKVITGDNALVAATVARAIGLGGARVLSGHGLRRMSDGALLARVGQVDVFAEVEPNQKERIILALRKAGNVVGYIGDGINDASALHAADVGLSVESAVDVAKEVADIVLLEKDLNVLIAGVREGRTTFANTLKYVLMATSANFGNMFSMAGASLLLPFLPLLPKQILLTNLLTDMPEMTIASDRVDAEMLARPRRWDIGFIRSFMLTFGVLSSVFDYLTFGALLYFLRAGTDQFRTGWFVESVLSASLIVLVVRSRRPFFRSRPGRRLLLATLGVAAVTLVLPFLPFAPALGLTRLPASFLALLALIVAMYIVSGELAKRFFYRHFEPAPAGRP encoded by the coding sequence ATGGAGCCGCAACTTCCACCTTTCTGGAGCGTACCCGCCGCGGAGGTCCTGAGACGGTTCGAGACCGCCCCAGGCGGCCTCTCCGCGGCCGAGGCCGCCGACCGCGCGAAGCGCTGCGCGGGCCGCCGCTTATCGCCCAAGAAGCGCACGGACGCCTTGACGCTCCTCCTATCGCAGTTCTCGAGCCCCATCGTGCTCATGCTCCTCGGCGCCACCGTGATCTCGGTCTTCCTGCGCGATAACACCGACGCCGCGATCATCCTCGTCATCGTGGCGGCCAGCGGCCTGTTGGGGTTCTGGCAGGAGCGGGGGGCGGCGGGAGCCGTGGAGAAGCTCCTCTCGCTCGTCGAAGTCAAGACCCGCGTGCTGCGGGATGGCGCGCCGCACGACGTTCCCCTGACCGACGTCGTGCCCGGCGACGTCGTGCTCCTCTCGGCCGGCGCCACGGCCCCGGGCGACTGCCTGCTCCTCGAGGCGCGAGACCTCTTCGCGGACGAGGCCACCCTCACCGGCGAGACGTTCCCGGTCGAGAAGTCCGTCTCGGTCCTGGACGCCGGTACGCCGCTCGCCAAGCGGACGAACGCCGTCTTCATGGGCACCCACATGGTTTCCGGCACGGCCACGGCGGTGGTGGTGGCGACCGGAAGGGATACGGAGTTCGGCGCCGTCTCGGAACGCCTCAAGCTGCGCGCTCCCGAGACCGACTTCGAGCGCGGGGTGCGGCGCTTCGGCTATCTGCTCCTGGAGGTGACCCTGCTGCTGGTGATCGGCATCTTCGCCTTCAACGTCTACCTCCACCGCCCCGTTCTCGATTCCTTCCTGTTCTCGATGGCGCTGGCCGTGGGCCTGACCCCGCAGCTCCTTCCGGCGATCGTCAGCATCAACCTCGCTCACGGCGCGCGCCGCATGGCCGAGCAGAAGGTCATCGTCAAGCGCCTGGCTTCGATCGAGAACTTCGGTAGCATGAACGTGCTGTGCACGGATAAGACCGGCACCATCACTGAGGGGGCCGTCACGCTCCAGTCCGCCAACGACCTGGACGGACAGGCGAGCGATCGGGCGCTGCTCTACGCCTACCTGAACGCCTCCTTCGAGACGGGCTTCCCGAGCCCCATCGATGCCGCGATCCGCAATCACGGCAGCATCGACATCTCGGGCTGGAAGAAGCTGGACGAAGTCCCCTACGACTTCCTCCGCAAGCGCCTCTCCATCCTCGCGGCCGGCCCCGAAGGCCACCTGATGATCACCAAGGGGGCCCTGGCCCAGATACTGGAGGTGTGCACCACCGCCGAGACCGCGGCGGGAGCCCCGATACCGCTGGAGAGCGTGCGGGAACAGATCGAGGCGCAGTACGTCCGGTACAGCGGCGATGGCCAGCGCACCCTCGGCATCGCCTGCAGGCGGCCAGGCACTGAAGCCAGGATCGGCAAGGAGAGCGAAGCCGGCATGAGCTTCGTCGGCTTCATCCTGTTCTCCGACCCACCCAAGCCCGGCATCGAGGCGACCGTCGGCCGGCTGCGCGAGCTCGGCGTCGATCTCAAGGTCATCACGGGGGACAACGCACTCGTGGCCGCCACCGTGGCGCGCGCGATCGGGCTCGGTGGCGCCCGGGTGCTTTCGGGACATGGGCTGAGGCGGATGAGTGACGGGGCGCTCCTCGCCCGGGTCGGCCAGGTGGACGTCTTCGCCGAGGTGGAGCCCAACCAGAAGGAGCGCATCATCCTGGCCTTGCGCAAGGCGGGCAACGTGGTCGGCTACATCGGCGACGGGATCAACGACGCCTCGGCGCTGCACGCCGCGGACGTGGGCCTGTCGGTCGAAAGCGCCGTGGACGTCGCCAAGGAGGTCGCCGACATCGTGCTGCTGGAAAAGGACCTGAACGTGCTGATCGCGGGCGTACGGGAGGGGCGGACCACCTTCGCCAACACGCTGAAGTACGTGTTGATGGCCACGAGCGCCAACTTCGGCAACATGTTCAGCATGGCCGGCGCCTCGCTGCTGCTGCCTTTCCTCCCGCTCCTGCCCAAGCAGATCCTGCTCACCAACCTGCTCACCGACATGCCGGAGATGACCATCGCCAGCGATCGCGTCGACGCCGAGATGCTGGCCAGGCCCCGCCGTTGGGACATCGGCTTCATCCGCTCCTTCATGCTGACCTTCGGCGTGCTGAGCTCGGTCTTCGACTACCTGACCTTCGGCGCGCTCCTGTATTTTCTCCGCGCCGGCACCGATCAGTTCCGCACCGGCTGGTTCGTCGAGTCGGTGCTCTCCGCATCCCTCATCGTCTTGGTGGTCCGCAGCCGCCGCCCCTTCTTTCGCAGCCGACCGGGGAGGCGCCTGCTGCTGGCGACCCTGGGCGTGGCGGCGGTCACGCTGGTGCTGCCTTTCCTCCCCTTCGCGCCCGCCCTGGGGTTGACGCGGCTGCCCGCGTCCTTCCTGGCTCTGCTCGCTCTCATCGTCGCGATGTACATCGTCTCCGGGGAGCTCGCGAAGCGCTTCTTCTACCGCCATTTCGAACCGGCGCCTGCCGGCCGCCCGTGA
- a CDS encoding tetratricopeptide repeat protein — MAVTLAAFEGVLSSGFINYDDNLYVTDNVHVREGLDGRSVAWALTATDCANWHPLTWLSHLLDVRLFGLDAGKHHRTSLLLHAANAALLFLLLSRMTGALWRPAFAACLFAIHPLHVESVAWIAERKDVLSTLFWLLTLAAWLSYLESRTVVRQVLVLGLYAFALMAKPMPVTLPFTLLLLDVWPLCRMTLPVRWSSGPLAGLLREKAPLFALSAASCVVTFVAQRGGGAVKTLLDFTFVERLANGVVAYASYLGKAVWPATLAILYPYRHLGLLTWEVAGSALLLAGVTAMALRLASRAPYLAVGWLWYLGTLVPVIGLVQVGGQAMADRYTYVPFVGLFVAIAWGLGELARGSRLSRGAAACAALAAVLPLGLVTRTQVGYWADAVALYEHALAVTSDNWLVHNNLGLVLFKRGRTMEAIAHYEEALRIWPDYAEAHFNLGIALGKEGRRLEAIEEYEQALRKRPDLADAHYNLGNELLDAGRPAEAIRHYGDALRLKPDDGEARNNLGNALARLGRLEEAVEQYREALRLSPGLAKAHVNLGLAFLRLGRIPEAIGRFQEALRIQPDFEEARADLRLAQERARQRP, encoded by the coding sequence GTGGCCGTCACGCTCGCCGCGTTTGAGGGAGTGCTCTCGAGCGGTTTCATCAACTACGACGACAACCTCTACGTCACGGATAACGTGCACGTCCGGGAGGGACTCGACGGACGCTCCGTCGCCTGGGCCCTCACCGCCACCGACTGCGCCAACTGGCACCCGCTCACCTGGCTCTCCCACCTGCTCGACGTGCGGCTCTTCGGTCTCGACGCCGGAAAGCACCACCGGACCAGCCTGCTGCTCCACGCGGCGAACGCCGCCTTGCTCTTCCTGCTCCTCTCCCGCATGACGGGCGCGCTCTGGCGGCCCGCATTCGCCGCCTGCCTCTTCGCCATTCACCCGCTGCACGTGGAATCGGTCGCCTGGATCGCGGAGAGGAAGGACGTCCTGAGCACGCTGTTCTGGCTCCTGACGCTCGCCGCCTGGCTCTCGTACCTGGAGTCGAGGACCGTCGTCCGGCAGGTCCTCGTGCTCGGGCTCTACGCTTTCGCGCTGATGGCGAAGCCGATGCCGGTGACGCTGCCGTTCACGCTGCTGCTGCTCGACGTCTGGCCGCTCTGCCGGATGACGCTTCCGGTCCGGTGGTCGTCCGGCCCGCTCGCCGGCCTGTTGCGGGAGAAGGCGCCCCTGTTCGCCTTGTCGGCGGCGTCCTGCGTCGTGACCTTCGTCGCCCAACGCGGCGGCGGAGCCGTGAAGACCCTCCTGGACTTTACCTTCGTCGAGCGTCTCGCGAACGGGGTGGTGGCCTACGCCTCCTACCTCGGGAAAGCGGTTTGGCCGGCGACGCTGGCGATCCTCTACCCCTACCGGCACCTCGGGCTCCTCACGTGGGAGGTGGCGGGGTCGGCGCTCCTTCTCGCGGGCGTCACGGCGATGGCGCTCCGGTTGGCGTCGCGCGCCCCCTACCTCGCCGTCGGTTGGCTCTGGTACCTCGGCACGCTGGTCCCCGTCATCGGGCTGGTCCAGGTCGGAGGACAGGCGATGGCGGATCGCTACACCTATGTGCCGTTCGTCGGCCTCTTCGTCGCGATCGCATGGGGTCTCGGCGAGCTCGCGAGGGGGAGCCGTCTCTCCCGGGGTGCCGCCGCCTGCGCGGCCTTGGCCGCCGTCCTGCCGCTGGGCCTGGTGACGCGGACCCAGGTCGGGTACTGGGCGGACGCCGTGGCGCTCTACGAGCACGCCCTGGCGGTCACCTCGGACAATTGGCTGGTGCACAACAATCTGGGCCTCGTCCTGTTCAAGAGGGGCAGGACCATGGAAGCCATCGCCCACTACGAGGAAGCGTTGCGGATCTGGCCGGATTACGCCGAGGCCCACTTCAATCTGGGGATCGCGTTGGGAAAGGAAGGGCGTCGCCTCGAGGCGATCGAGGAGTACGAGCAGGCGCTGCGGAAGCGCCCGGACCTCGCGGACGCACACTACAACCTGGGCAACGAGCTGCTCGACGCCGGCCGGCCGGCCGAGGCGATCCGGCACTACGGCGACGCGCTACGCCTCAAGCCGGACGACGGCGAAGCCCGCAACAACCTGGGGAACGCCCTGGCCCGTCTCGGGAGGCTCGAGGAGGCCGTCGAGCAGTATCGCGAGGCGCTCCGGCTGAGCCCGGGACTCGCCAAGGCCCACGTGAATCTGGGCCTCGCCTTTCTCCGGCTGGGGCGGATCCCTGAGGCGATCGGACGGTTCCAAGAGGCGCTGCGGATCCAGCCGGACTTCGAAGAGGCTCGCGCCGATCTCCGTCTGGCCCAGGAGCGCGCCCGCCAGCGCCCGTGA
- a CDS encoding tetratricopeptide repeat protein, with product MAPSPRRGTSRVLVVVVLAVAVLVAYLPVLLSGFVDYDDDQYVTANPHVQSGLTADSLRWSLTSFDAANWHPVTWMSHMLDWQLFGPRPAGHHAVSLLLHLANTLLLFLLLERMTGCRLRSAAVSLLFGLHPLHVESVAWVAERKDVLSTLFWLLATWAYARYVDAPGVARYAVVLLWFAAGLAAKPMLVTLPFTLLLLDRWPLERDVRPARVLLERLPLAGLALASSLITLAAQHAGRAIVPQELISFPERLANATVAYVAYLVKAFAPFGLAVLYPHPRSALPAWKVAGAALLLIAITAAAIRLRRRAPYLSVGWFWYLGTLVPVLGLVQVGEQGMADRYTYVPLVGIFVIVAWGVPDLLQAARVRVGRSGTRALAALSLLIAVALAGATWARTLAWHDSATLWRDEVRKQPRSARAHYKLGFALAADGREGQAIGEYGRAIELDPYDAAAHNNRGNLLGREGRDREALLDLDRAVAIQPKAETYNNRGIIRAHLGDHASAVADFDRAIALDPSYGAARGNRAVSLWKLGDYDRAWSDVEASRRLGREPPPAFIRALEQASGRHPGSG from the coding sequence GTGGCTCCGTCGCCGCGACGCGGGACCTCTCGCGTGCTCGTGGTCGTCGTCCTCGCCGTGGCGGTGCTCGTCGCGTACCTTCCCGTGCTCCTGAGCGGCTTCGTGGACTACGACGACGACCAGTACGTCACCGCGAATCCCCACGTGCAGAGCGGCCTCACCGCGGACAGCCTCCGCTGGTCGTTGACCTCGTTCGACGCCGCAAACTGGCATCCGGTCACCTGGATGTCGCACATGCTCGACTGGCAGCTCTTCGGGCCGCGGCCGGCGGGGCATCACGCGGTGAGCCTTCTGCTCCACCTCGCGAACACGCTGCTGCTGTTCCTCCTCCTGGAGCGCATGACCGGGTGCAGGCTCCGCAGCGCCGCGGTCTCACTGCTCTTCGGGCTGCATCCGCTGCACGTGGAGTCGGTGGCCTGGGTGGCGGAGCGCAAGGACGTGTTGAGCACCTTGTTCTGGCTCCTCGCCACCTGGGCCTACGCGCGCTACGTCGACGCGCCCGGGGTGGCCCGGTACGCCGTGGTCCTCCTCTGGTTCGCCGCCGGGCTGGCCGCCAAGCCGATGCTGGTGACCCTCCCCTTCACGCTGCTGCTCCTGGACCGCTGGCCGCTCGAGCGGGACGTTCGTCCGGCGCGGGTCCTCCTGGAGAGGCTGCCGTTGGCCGGCCTGGCCCTCGCCTCTTCATTGATCACCCTCGCGGCCCAGCACGCCGGCCGGGCGATCGTTCCCCAGGAGCTCATCTCGTTCCCCGAGCGCCTGGCGAACGCCACGGTCGCGTACGTCGCCTATCTCGTGAAAGCCTTCGCTCCCTTCGGCCTCGCGGTCCTCTACCCTCACCCGCGATCGGCGCTCCCGGCGTGGAAGGTCGCCGGCGCCGCGCTGCTCTTGATCGCGATCACCGCCGCCGCGATTCGGCTGAGGCGCCGCGCCCCGTATCTTTCCGTCGGATGGTTCTGGTATCTGGGGACGCTGGTGCCCGTCCTGGGCCTCGTGCAAGTCGGCGAGCAGGGGATGGCGGACCGCTACACGTACGTCCCCCTCGTGGGGATCTTCGTCATCGTCGCGTGGGGAGTTCCCGATTTGCTCCAGGCGGCCCGGGTTAGGGTGGGAAGGAGCGGAACTCGCGCGCTCGCCGCGCTGTCGCTGCTGATCGCGGTGGCGCTGGCCGGTGCCACGTGGGCTCGAACGCTCGCCTGGCACGATTCGGCGACGCTCTGGCGGGACGAGGTCCGAAAGCAGCCGCGGAGCGCCCGCGCCCACTACAAACTGGGATTCGCCCTCGCGGCGGACGGCCGCGAGGGTCAGGCGATCGGAGAATACGGTCGGGCCATCGAACTCGATCCGTACGATGCCGCCGCGCACAACAACCGCGGCAATCTCCTCGGTCGCGAAGGGCGCGATCGCGAGGCCCTCCTGGACCTCGACCGGGCCGTCGCGATCCAGCCGAAAGCCGAGACTTACAACAACCGGGGGATCATCCGAGCGCACCTCGGGGACCATGCGTCCGCGGTCGCGGACTTCGACCGGGCCATCGCCCTCGACCCGAGCTACGGGGCGGCGCGCGGAAACCGAGCGGTGTCGCTCTGGAAGCTCGGCGATTACGATCGCGCGTGGTCGGACGTCGAGGCGTCGCGGCGGCTCGGTCGCGAGCCGCCTCCCGCGTTCATCCGGGCGCTGGAACAGGCGAGCGGCCGCCATCCGGGGTCGGGCTAG
- a CDS encoding matrixin family metalloprotease, with amino-acid sequence MRRPWASLGASIPAAFLAVTPLFATMSIYLPPEGLAEIAPVVVEGDVTRVASGYDPETGSLATYVSIGVVAAYRGPNDLREIVLRQPGGRYGGLVHEVDAVPVYEPGERVFVFVEFARDGAPRTAGMFFGKFAIRQGATRDGDRATRDLSGQGTILRRPDPSIEDLPVRDLVAVVENHPFRSPGTSKPAVRRPRTLSPPAGMAFAPPELDRLLWDDERVVPGSAPVAGGGGSLAAGYRPVDVGAPPAFDFTPLSATSPTRWEETDSGTAITVNIEQARNPLSNGPAAVNEIKRGMAAWTHVPEGRVMLESGNENYNFSGTNAQSPAVAYPPVNIVLFGDPYGEITDPSGCSGVLALGGYWRSGSTGRTVNNVTFYPALRLYLIFNNAFECFLGNTDNLAEVAAHELGHGIGFGHSTVADSIMRATAYGNGRGPRLGDDDRDAAHCHYPHTLAVTAPNGGESWTAGTVHSISWTATTEAGADPGTVSLEYSTDSGSSWLPIATGEANDGTYSWTVPSAPGAHARVRVIRPNRVSPTPFPYPSACSSDATNADFTIAAANPAAGTVPDGAPGAPVRVAKAAGADLTMTWGASCAGTATDYAIYEGTLSALRAGSWDHLPVACSAGADLTQTLTPGVGSRYYLVAPRAGSIEGTLGARSSGTPRPASQGACAPREASSCE; translated from the coding sequence ATGCGCCGTCCCTGGGCTTCGCTCGGAGCGTCGATCCCGGCTGCTTTCCTCGCCGTGACGCCGCTTTTTGCAACGATGTCGATCTACCTGCCGCCCGAGGGGCTCGCGGAGATCGCGCCGGTCGTGGTCGAGGGCGACGTGACGCGCGTCGCCTCGGGTTACGATCCTGAAACAGGATCACTGGCAACCTACGTCAGCATCGGGGTCGTCGCGGCGTACCGGGGACCGAACGACCTGCGCGAGATCGTGCTCCGGCAGCCCGGTGGAAGGTACGGTGGACTCGTTCACGAGGTGGACGCCGTTCCGGTCTACGAGCCGGGCGAGCGGGTCTTCGTCTTCGTCGAGTTTGCGCGCGACGGAGCGCCGCGAACCGCGGGGATGTTCTTCGGCAAGTTCGCCATTCGGCAGGGCGCCACCCGGGACGGCGACCGCGCGACGCGGGATCTCTCGGGACAGGGGACGATCCTGCGCCGCCCCGACCCTTCGATCGAAGACCTGCCGGTCCGCGATCTGGTCGCGGTGGTCGAGAACCACCCGTTCCGTTCCCCGGGGACGTCGAAGCCTGCGGTACGACGCCCTCGCACGCTCTCCCCGCCGGCGGGGATGGCTTTCGCTCCGCCCGAGCTCGATCGGCTCCTTTGGGACGACGAGCGCGTCGTGCCGGGCAGCGCGCCGGTCGCAGGGGGCGGCGGAAGCCTCGCCGCAGGATACCGCCCTGTCGACGTCGGAGCGCCGCCGGCCTTCGACTTCACCCCCTTGAGCGCCACGTCGCCGACGCGGTGGGAGGAGACCGACTCGGGAACGGCGATCACGGTCAACATCGAGCAGGCGAGGAACCCGCTGAGCAATGGCCCCGCCGCCGTGAACGAGATCAAGCGTGGCATGGCCGCGTGGACCCACGTGCCCGAGGGGCGGGTGATGCTTGAGAGCGGCAACGAGAATTACAACTTCTCGGGCACGAATGCGCAGAGCCCGGCGGTCGCCTACCCTCCTGTGAACATCGTCCTGTTCGGCGACCCGTACGGGGAGATCACGGACCCCTCCGGCTGCTCCGGCGTCCTGGCGCTCGGCGGGTATTGGCGCTCGGGATCCACGGGGAGGACGGTCAACAACGTGACCTTCTACCCGGCGCTCCGGCTCTACCTGATCTTCAACAACGCCTTCGAGTGCTTTCTCGGAAACACGGACAACCTCGCGGAGGTCGCCGCGCACGAGCTCGGCCACGGGATCGGTTTCGGGCACTCCACGGTGGCCGACTCGATCATGCGGGCGACCGCTTACGGCAACGGCCGTGGCCCGCGGCTCGGCGACGACGACCGCGACGCCGCGCACTGCCACTACCCGCACACGCTGGCGGTCACCGCGCCGAACGGGGGGGAGAGCTGGACGGCGGGGACGGTGCACTCGATCAGCTGGACCGCGACGACGGAGGCCGGAGCGGACCCGGGGACGGTGAGCCTCGAATACTCGACGGACTCCGGCTCGTCGTGGCTTCCGATCGCCACGGGCGAGGCCAACGACGGCACGTACTCGTGGACGGTGCCTTCGGCGCCCGGGGCCCACGCACGGGTCCGGGTGATCCGCCCGAACCGCGTGAGCCCGACCCCCTTCCCCTACCCGTCCGCGTGCAGCTCGGACGCCACGAACGCGGATTTCACGATCGCGGCGGCGAACCCTGCGGCGGGGACCGTCCCGGACGGCGCCCCGGGAGCGCCGGTCCGCGTCGCGAAGGCGGCGGGAGCGGACCTCACCATGACCTGGGGCGCCTCGTGCGCGGGGACCGCCACCGACTACGCGATCTACGAAGGGACGCTCTCGGCGCTCCGCGCGGGGAGCTGGGATCACCTGCCCGTCGCGTGCTCCGCGGGAGCCGACCTGACGCAGACGCTCACGCCCGGCGTCGGGAGCCGGTACTACCTCGTCGCGCCGCGGGCGGGCTCGATCGAGGGAACCCTCGGCGCGCGGTCGTCGGGAACGCCGAGGCCCGCGTCGCAGGGGGCATGCGCGCCAAGGGAGGCGAGCTCCTGCGAATGA
- a CDS encoding fused MFS/spermidine synthase, with product MIRIRWFYGFFLVSGFCSLVYEVVWIRLAMATFGATTPAVSTVLSVFMAGLAVGSVGGGRLAARLAHRGPSLPLRLYASAELGISISALAVPRLFLWGRLLLLGVDRGADWRSAAYYLVSGSWVALALLPFCVCMGATFPLAMSAIRRAAGSAPERSFSYLYVANVMGATAGTLASAFVLIELFGFRGTLATAAILNLALAATALALSLGRREEGKEEKRKAPPERPAPVGASPWPLLLMLFCTGMVSMAMEVVWTRQFTPYLGTFVYAFACILAVYLAATFVGSGLYRRWAASSRGAGRFAALGLHAWPLAGAAGLMPLLAADPRLPLVDKPFPGTVRVGIGLVLFCGAVGFLTPMLVDRCSGGDPDRAGRAYAVNVLGCIAGPLLAGFVLLPHIGERTSLILLALPLFALWPLARGRIAPGEPGPRRGLAVLVPCAAVALVLGGATKDFETVYPARQVLRDYEATVIATGEGMKKQLLVNGYGMSALTPVTKMMVHFPAAFRSSPPRNALVICFGMGTSFRSALSWNIPVTAVELVPSVPALFGYYHADGPDLLRSPNARVVIDDGRRFLERTSELYDLVAIDPPPPAEAAGSSLLYSEEFYRLIRRHLAPGGVLQQWFYKGDEATVSSVVRALLASFPNVRAFPSVAGYGMHFLCTEEPLPPADALTLASRLPPTATRDLMEWWPGIDPRAPFAQVLTRELSLDSVVSKGPRVPALSDDHPVNEYFFLRRTFGAGG from the coding sequence TTGATCAGGATCCGGTGGTTCTACGGCTTCTTCCTCGTCTCGGGATTCTGCAGCCTCGTCTACGAGGTGGTCTGGATCCGTCTCGCGATGGCGACGTTCGGCGCCACGACCCCGGCGGTGTCAACGGTCCTGTCGGTGTTCATGGCCGGCCTCGCCGTCGGCAGCGTCGGCGGCGGGCGGCTCGCCGCGCGGCTCGCGCACCGGGGTCCGTCCCTCCCCCTGAGGCTCTACGCGTCGGCGGAGCTCGGGATCTCGATCTCGGCTCTCGCGGTGCCGCGCCTGTTCCTGTGGGGGCGCCTTCTTCTTCTGGGGGTGGATCGCGGGGCGGATTGGCGCTCCGCCGCCTACTACCTCGTTTCGGGCTCCTGGGTCGCCCTGGCGCTGCTCCCGTTCTGCGTCTGCATGGGCGCGACGTTCCCGCTGGCGATGTCGGCGATCCGGCGCGCCGCCGGTTCGGCGCCGGAGCGATCGTTCAGCTACCTCTACGTCGCGAACGTCATGGGCGCGACCGCCGGAACCCTGGCCTCCGCGTTCGTGCTCATCGAGCTGTTCGGTTTCAGGGGAACGCTCGCGACCGCGGCGATCCTCAACCTGGCGCTGGCGGCGACGGCCCTCGCCCTGAGCCTCGGGAGGCGCGAGGAAGGGAAGGAGGAGAAGCGTAAGGCTCCGCCGGAGCGGCCTGCGCCGGTCGGCGCGTCGCCGTGGCCCCTTCTCCTCATGCTGTTCTGCACCGGCATGGTCAGCATGGCGATGGAGGTCGTCTGGACCCGCCAGTTCACGCCGTACCTCGGGACGTTCGTCTACGCGTTCGCCTGCATCCTCGCCGTTTATCTGGCCGCCACGTTCGTGGGCTCGGGACTCTACCGCCGGTGGGCCGCCTCGTCGCGCGGCGCCGGACGGTTCGCCGCGCTCGGACTCCACGCCTGGCCCCTGGCGGGGGCGGCGGGCCTGATGCCGCTGCTCGCCGCGGATCCACGGTTACCCCTCGTGGACAAGCCGTTCCCGGGAACGGTCCGCGTGGGGATCGGGCTCGTCCTGTTCTGCGGCGCCGTCGGGTTCCTGACGCCGATGCTCGTGGATCGGTGCTCGGGCGGCGATCCCGACCGCGCCGGGCGCGCATACGCGGTCAACGTGCTCGGCTGCATCGCGGGCCCCCTCCTCGCCGGGTTCGTGCTCCTCCCGCACATCGGGGAGCGAACCTCCCTGATCCTCCTGGCGCTGCCGCTCTTCGCGCTCTGGCCGCTGGCCCGTGGCCGGATCGCCCCGGGAGAGCCGGGACCCCGCCGCGGCTTGGCCGTCCTCGTCCCCTGCGCCGCCGTGGCGCTAGTCCTCGGCGGCGCGACGAAGGACTTCGAGACGGTGTACCCCGCGCGCCAGGTCCTTCGCGACTACGAGGCGACGGTGATCGCGACGGGCGAGGGGATGAAGAAGCAGCTCCTGGTCAACGGGTACGGGATGTCCGCGCTGACCCCGGTCACCAAGATGATGGTGCACTTCCCGGCGGCGTTCCGCTCGTCACCGCCGCGGAACGCCCTGGTGATCTGCTTCGGCATGGGAACCAGCTTCCGGTCCGCCCTCTCGTGGAACATCCCGGTGACCGCGGTGGAGCTGGTGCCCAGCGTTCCCGCCCTGTTCGGCTACTACCACGCCGACGGTCCCGACCTCCTGCGCTCCCCGAACGCCCGCGTCGTGATCGACGACGGCCGGCGATTCCTCGAGCGAACGTCGGAGCTCTACGACCTCGTGGCCATCGATCCGCCGCCTCCGGCCGAGGCGGCGGGGTCGAGCCTCCTTTATTCCGAGGAGTTCTACCGGCTGATTCGCCGGCATCTGGCGCCCGGCGGGGTGTTGCAGCAGTGGTTCTACAAGGGGGACGAGGCGACCGTCTCGTCGGTGGTCCGCGCCCTCCTGGCGTCATTCCCCAACGTGCGCGCGTTCCCGTCGGTGGCGGGGTATGGAATGCACTTCCTGTGCACCGAGGAGCCACTGCCGCCCGCCGATGCCCTGACCCTCGCCTCGCGACTCCCGCCGACCGCGACGAGGGATCTGATGGAGTGGTGGCCGGGCATCGATCCCAGGGCGCCGTTCGCTCAGGTCCTCACGAGGGAACTCTCCCTCGATTCCGTGGTCTCGAAAGGCCCGCGGGTTCCCGCCCTGAGCGACGACCATCCGGTGAACGAGTACTTCTTCCTGCGGCGGACGTTCGGGGCGGGAGGCTAG
- a CDS encoding di-trans,poly-cis-decaprenylcistransferase: protein MQSTLKTARHGLHVAIIMDGNGRWAAARGRPRTAGHRAGARAVRRTVEAAPGLGIDTLTLYAFSSDNWKRPPDEVATLMRLFRDYLLGQTARCVEKGVDLRVIGRRDRLPPDVLTAVRAAEESTAGGTALVLRLAVDYSARDAIAAAATGLARASAPPGLGGDARGALATLLDPQHPGAGAAPDVDLLIRTGGEQRLSDFLLWECAYAELYFTPVMWPDFGAEHLEAALAEFRRRERRFGGLARAATG, encoded by the coding sequence ATGCAAAGCACTTTGAAAACCGCCCGCCATGGCCTCCACGTGGCGATCATCATGGACGGGAACGGCCGGTGGGCCGCGGCGCGCGGCCGCCCGCGGACGGCGGGGCACCGGGCCGGCGCCAGGGCGGTGCGACGGACGGTGGAGGCTGCCCCCGGACTCGGAATCGACACGCTCACGCTCTACGCCTTCTCGTCCGACAACTGGAAGCGGCCGCCGGACGAGGTCGCGACCCTGATGCGCCTGTTCCGGGACTACCTCCTGGGACAGACAGCGCGCTGCGTGGAGAAGGGGGTCGACCTCCGCGTGATCGGGCGGCGGGACCGGCTCCCGCCCGACGTCCTGACGGCGGTGCGCGCCGCGGAGGAGTCGACGGCCGGCGGGACCGCGCTCGTGCTGAGGCTCGCGGTCGACTACTCCGCGCGCGACGCCATCGCCGCGGCGGCAACGGGCCTCGCGCGCGCCTCGGCCCCGCCCGGCCTCGGGGGGGACGCGAGGGGGGCCCTCGCGACGCTCCTCGATCCCCAGCACCCGGGGGCGGGGGCGGCGCCCGACGTGGACCTCCTGATCCGGACCGGCGGCGAGCAGCGCCTCTCCGATTTCCTTCTGTGGGAGTGCGCGTACGCGGAGCTGTACTTCACCCCGGTGATGTGGCCCGACTTCGGGGCCGAGCACCTCGAGGCGGCGCTCGCCGAGTTCCGGCGGAGGGAGCGCCGGTTCGGCGGCCTGGCGCGCGCCGCGACGGGTTGA